Proteins from a genomic interval of Helicoverpa armigera isolate CAAS_96S chromosome 9, ASM3070526v1, whole genome shotgun sequence:
- the LOC126055591 gene encoding uncharacterized protein LOC126055591 translates to MASVETTLLTLALVLLLKSKKRKKKRIYWIDPFTSEKRLSGHYHTTFKKLVIHRRWKKFYNCYRMSYSSFQELLLILKPELTRQNTAMRSCISAEERLLITLRYLATGCYFSDIHYDFKCGQTTAGIIVRETVKIIWDKLKNICMPEPTEESHLKTAEGFMKYANFPNLLGAIDGKHIRVIKPQHSGSEYFNYKKYFSIVLLAICDANYRFIDIDVGCYGKAADSTINECSEWTKKIRQGNYNIPNARPISNNGVPIPFTFVGDEGFALSQHLQRPYAGKILPREKRIYNYRLTRARRYIECTFGILSNKFKIFNRPLNVSVDFSVAIVKACCVLHNFIRERDGYNFHNSLSIVGLEDPPEDASLISIGARRSQGQLSGTMIRNMYADYFISDEGAVPWQDSKI, encoded by the exons ATGGCGTCGGTTGAGACAACACTGCTTACTTTGGCTTTAGtacttcttttaaaaagtaaaaaacgtaaaaaaaagcGAATTTATTGGATAGATCCATTTACGAGTGAAAAAAGATTGAGTGGTCATTATcatacaacttttaaaaaattggtAATACATAGAAGATGGAagaaattttataattgttatcgAATGTCATATTCGTCATTCCAAGAACTTCTTTTGATTCTAAAACCTGAGTTAACTCGTCAAAATACAGCAATGAGATCATGTATATCGGCAGAAGAACGTTTGCTCATCACATTGAG GTATTTAGCTACGGGTTGCTATTTCTCAGATATTCACTATGACTTTAAGTGTGGACAAACGACGGCAGGCATCATAGTCCGTGAAACAGTGAAAATAATAtgggataaattaaaaaacatctgtATGCCAGAACCAACCGAGGAATCACATCTAAAAACTGCTGAAGGATTTATGAAATACGCAAATTTTCCCAATCTACTTGGGGCTATCGATGGGAAACATATCAGAGTTATAAAACCTCAACATAGTGGATcagagtattttaattataaaaaatatttttccatcgtATTGCTTGCAATATGTGACGCAAATTACAGATTTATCGATATAGATGTCGGATGCTATGGAAAGGCTGCAGACTCAACAATAAATGAATGTAGTGAATGGACCAAAAAGATAAGGCAAGGAAATTATAATATACCAAATGCGAGACCAATATCTAATAATGGAGTGCCAATACCATTTACGTTTGTTGGAGATGAAGGCTTTGCATTATCTCAACATTTACAGAGACCTTACGCTGGAAAAATCTTGCCACGAGAGAAAAGAATATATAATTACCGCTTGACACGTGCCAGACGATACATTGAATGTACATTTGGTATATTAAGCAAcaaatttaaaatctttaatcGGCCACTGAACGTTAGCGTGGACTTCAGTGTGGCTATTGTGAAAGCCTGTTGTGTACTGCATAATTTCATACGTGAACGTGACggttataattttcataattctttGAGTATAGTTGGTTTAGAAGATCCTCCTGAAGATGCAAGTTTGATTTCGATTGGTGCAAGACGGTCACAGGGACAATTAAGCGGAACTATGATACGAAATATGTACgctgattattttattagtgatGAAGGTGCAGTACCATGGCAAGATTCTAAAATTTAG